The following proteins are encoded in a genomic region of Triticum dicoccoides isolate Atlit2015 ecotype Zavitan chromosome 1B, WEW_v2.0, whole genome shotgun sequence:
- the LOC119336735 gene encoding probable serine protease EDA2 isoform X2 — MVSRAGFASLLGASFLLLLRSAEPLGFNHRPTTAGDELSAAPSRYLTREERWMSQRLDHFSPTDHRQFKQRYFEFLDYHDDPNGPVFLRICGESSCDGLPNDYLAVIAKKFGAAVVTPEHRYYGKSSPFDSLTTDNLRFLSSKQALFDLAVFRQYYQEKLNSQYNRSAGFDNPWFVFGVSYSGALSAWFRLKFPHLTCGSLASSGVVLAVYNFTDFDKQVGESAGPQCKAALQEITRLVDEQLRSDSHSVKALFGADSLKNDGDFLFLLADAAATTFQYGNPDALCSPLANAKKKGESLVETYAHFVKDYFIKKLGTTVSSYDQEYLKETTPDDSSSRLWWFQVCSEVAYFQVAPKNDSVRSAQVNTRYNLDLCKNVYGEGVYPDVFMTNLYYGGTSIAASKIVFTNGSQDPWRHASKQKSSEDMPSYIIKCSNCGHGTDLRGCPQLPFRIEGDSSNCTSPEAVNTVRKQIVKHIDLWLSQCHEPTRAW, encoded by the exons ATGGTGTCCCGCGCTGGGTTCGCCTCCCTCCTCGGCGCCTCCTTCCTCCTGCTCCTGCGCAGCGCCGAGCCGCTCGGGTTCAACCACCGCCCGACGACCGCCGGCGACGAGCTCTCGGCCGCCCCGAGCAGATACCTGACGCGGGAGGAGCGCTGGATGAGCCAGCGCCTCGACCACTTCTCCCCCACC GACCACCGCCAATTCAAGCAGCGCTACTTCGAGTTCCTGGACTACCACGACGACCCTAACGGCCCGGTGTTCCTGCGCATCTGCGGCGAGTCCTCCTGCGACGGCCTCCCCAACGACTACCTGGCCGTCATCGCCAAGAAGTTCGGCGCGGCGGTGGTGACGCCGGAGCACCGGTACTACGGCAAGAGCTCCCCGTTCGACAGCCTCACCACCGACAACCTCAGGTTCCTCTCGTCCAAGCAGGCGCTCTTCGACCTCGCCGTCTTCCGCCAGTATTACCAG GAAAAACTGAATTCTCAGTACAACCGGAGCGCGGGGTTCGACAATCCGTGGTTCGTCTTCGGGGTCTCCTACTCCGGGGCTCTCAGCGCATGGTTCAGGCTCAAGTTCCCTCACCTGACATGCGGAAGCCTCGCCAGCTCCGGGGTGGTTCTTGCTGTGTACAACTTCACTGATTTCGACAAGCAG GTCGGAGAGTCGGCTGGCCCTCAGTGCAAAGCCGCCCTTCAGGAAATAACTAGACTTGTCGACGAACAACTTCGGTCAGATAGCCACTCGGTGAAGGCCTTGTTCGGAGCAGATTCG TTGAAAAATGACGGCGACTTCCTCTTTCTACTGGCAGATGCAGCAGCCACAACA TTCCAGTATGGGAATCCTGATGCCTTGTGCTCTCCTCTAGCAAATGCGAAGAAAAAGGGGGAAAGTTTGGTG GAAACATATGCTCATTTTGTGAAAGATTACTTCATTAAAAAATTGGGGACTACAGTATCTTCTTATGATCAAGAGTATTTGAAGGAAACAACTCCCGATGATTCTA GTTCTAGACTTTGGTGGTTCCAAGTTTGCAGTGAAGTTGCCTATTTTCAAGTCGCACCCAAAAATGACAGTGTTCGTTCTGCGCAGGTCAATACAAG GTACAATTTGGACCTGTGTAAAAATGTTTATGGAGAAGGAGTTTATCCTGATGTGTTCATGACAAACTTATATTATGGAGGCACAAGTATTGCCG CTTCTAAAATTGTGTTTACAAATGGCTCTCAAGATCCATGGCGTCATGCCTCCAAACAGAAGTCATCGGAAGACA TGCCATCATACATAATCAAATGTAGCAACTGCGGACATGGCACTGATTTGAGAGGATGTCCCCAGCTTCCTTTCAGGATTGAAG GTGACTCTTCAAACTGCACGTCCCCAGAAGCTGTGAACACAGTAAGGAAGCAGATCGTCAAGCACATCGACCTGTGGCTATCACAATGCCATGAACCAACAAG GGCGTGGTGA
- the LOC119336723 gene encoding probable serine protease EDA2 isoform X2, with protein sequence MGAGTTAAATSRLAVVPLLLLPLLLARGAGAVSLWRPPPEAGLLGSAPGRFLTQEEHWMSQTLDHFSPTDHRQFKQRYYEFLDYHRAPNGPVFLNICGEASCSGISNNYLAVMAKKFGAALVSPEHRYYGKSSPFEDLTTENLRFLSSKQALSDLAVFRQYYQETLNAKYNRSGADNSWFVFGGSYSGALSAWFRLKFPHLTCGSLASSGVVLAVYNFTDFDKQIGESAGPECKEALQEVTRLVDGQLQSGHNSVKELFGAKMLENDGDFLYLLADAAAIAFQYGNPDVLCSPLVEAKKNGTDLVEAFARYVNDYYVGTFRASVASYDQNYLKNTTPAESSYRLWWYQVCSEVAYFQVAPKNDSVRSAKIDTRYHLDLCKNVFGEGVYPDVSMTNLYYGGTRIAGSKIVFANGSQDPWRHASKQKSSEELPSYLIECSNCGHCTDISGCPQAPSNIGGDSSKCSSPEAVNKVRKQIVDHIDLWLSECQDQGEQMEHSYLLITCAGEHARYCCYLHETRIIQADETTRRLAAMKSYYWGGVQI encoded by the exons ATGGGAGCCGGAactaccgccgccgccacctcccgccTCGCCGTCGTTCCACTCCTGCTGCTACCCCTACTTCTCGCGCGCGGCGCCGGGGCTGTCAGCCTCTGGCGGCCGCCTCCGGAGGCCGGTCTCCTGGGCTCCGCCCCAGGCAGGTTCCTGACGCAGGAGGAGCACTGGATGAGCCAAACCCTCGACCACTTCTCCCCCACC GATCATCGGCAATTCAAGCAGCGGTACTACGAATTTCTCGATTACCACCGAGCTCCAAATGGGCCGGTCTTCTTAAATATATGTGGAGAAGCTTCATGCAGTGGGATTTCTAACAACTACTTAGCT GTGATGGCCAAGAAGTTTGGCGCTGCTTTGGTTTCTCCCGAGCATCGATACTATGGGAAGAGTTCCCCTTTTGAGGATTTGACGACAGAAAATCTAAGGTTCTTGTCATCAAAGCAGGCTTTATCTGATTTGGCTGTTTTCCGCCAGTATTATCAG GAAACATTAAATGCCAAGTATAATCGCTCAGGAGCAGACAATTCTTGGTTTGTGTTTGGAGGGTCGTACTCTGGAGCTCTCAGTGCTTGGTTCAGATTGAAATTTCCTCACTTAACATGTGGAAGTCTTGCAAGTTCAGGGGTTGTTCTTGCTGTTTACAACTTTACTGACTTCGACAAACAG ATTGGGGAGTCAGCTGGTCCAGAATGCAAAGAAGCACTTCAAGAAGTAACAAGACTTGTTGATGGACAACTTCAGTCTGGCCACAACTCGGTTAAAGAACTGTTTGGAGCAAAAATG TTAGAAAATGATGGTGACTTCCTTTACCTACTAGCAGACGCTGCAGCTATTGCG TTCCAATATGGCAACCCTGATGTTTTGTGCTCCCCACTAGTTGAAGCAAAGAAGAATGGTACGGAtttggtg GAAGCATTTGCTCGTTACGTGAACGACTATTATGTTGGGACATTTAGGGCATCAGTTGCATCATATGATCAGAACTATTTGAAGAACACAACCCCTGCTGAATCTT CATATCGATTGTGGTGGTATCAAGTTTGCAGTGAGGTTGCATATTTCCAAGTGGCGCCAAAAAATGATAGCGTCCGTTCTGCAAAGATTGATACAAG GTATCATTTAGACTTGTGCAAAAATGTTTTTGGGGAAGGAGTTTATCCTGATGTGTCCATGACAAACTTATACTACGGAGGCACAAGAATTGCAG GTTCTAAAATTGTTTTTGCAAATGGCTCTCAAGACCCATGGCGCCATGCTTCTAAGCAGAAATCATCGGAAGAAC TGCCATCATACTTAATTGAGTGCAGCAACTGTGGGCATTGCACTGATATCTCCGGATGCCCTCAAGCACCCTCAAATATTGGAG GTGATTCATCCAAATGCTCATCTCCAGAAGCAGTGAACAAGGTAAGGAAGCAGATCGTGGATCACATCGACCTGTGGTTGTCAGAATGCCAAGACCAAG GGGAGCAGATGGAGCATAGCTACCTACTGATCACCTGTGCAGGCGAACACGCACGATATTGCTGTTATTTACATGAAACACGAATAATACAGGCAGACGAAACAACTAGGCGATTGGCGGCCATGAAATCTTACTACTGGGGGGGGGTACAAATATGA
- the LOC119336723 gene encoding probable serine protease EDA2 isoform X1 produces MGAGTTAAATSRLAVVPLLLLPLLLARGAGAVSLWRPPPEAGLLGSAPGRFLTQEEHWMSQTLDHFSPTDHRQFKQRYYEFLDYHRAPNGPVFLNICGEASCSGISNNYLAVMAKKFGAALVSPEHRYYGKSSPFEDLTTENLRFLSSKQALSDLAVFRQYYQETLNAKYNRSGADNSWFVFGGSYSGALSAWFRLKFPHLTCGSLASSGVVLAVYNFTDFDKQIGESAGPECKEALQEVTRLVDGQLQSGHNSVKELFGAKMLENDGDFLYLLADAAAIAFQYGNPDVLCSPLVEAKKNGTDLVEAFARYVNDYYVGTFRASVASYDQNYLKNTTPAESSYRLWWYQVCSEVAYFQVAPKNDSVRSAKIDTRYHLDLCKNVFGEGVYPDVSMTNLYYGGTRIAGSKIVFANGSQDPWRHASKQKSSEELPSYLIECSNCGHCTDISGCPQAPSNIGGDSSKCSSPEAVNKVRKQIVDHIDLWLSECQDQGHDTVTKQGSRWSIATY; encoded by the exons ATGGGAGCCGGAactaccgccgccgccacctcccgccTCGCCGTCGTTCCACTCCTGCTGCTACCCCTACTTCTCGCGCGCGGCGCCGGGGCTGTCAGCCTCTGGCGGCCGCCTCCGGAGGCCGGTCTCCTGGGCTCCGCCCCAGGCAGGTTCCTGACGCAGGAGGAGCACTGGATGAGCCAAACCCTCGACCACTTCTCCCCCACC GATCATCGGCAATTCAAGCAGCGGTACTACGAATTTCTCGATTACCACCGAGCTCCAAATGGGCCGGTCTTCTTAAATATATGTGGAGAAGCTTCATGCAGTGGGATTTCTAACAACTACTTAGCT GTGATGGCCAAGAAGTTTGGCGCTGCTTTGGTTTCTCCCGAGCATCGATACTATGGGAAGAGTTCCCCTTTTGAGGATTTGACGACAGAAAATCTAAGGTTCTTGTCATCAAAGCAGGCTTTATCTGATTTGGCTGTTTTCCGCCAGTATTATCAG GAAACATTAAATGCCAAGTATAATCGCTCAGGAGCAGACAATTCTTGGTTTGTGTTTGGAGGGTCGTACTCTGGAGCTCTCAGTGCTTGGTTCAGATTGAAATTTCCTCACTTAACATGTGGAAGTCTTGCAAGTTCAGGGGTTGTTCTTGCTGTTTACAACTTTACTGACTTCGACAAACAG ATTGGGGAGTCAGCTGGTCCAGAATGCAAAGAAGCACTTCAAGAAGTAACAAGACTTGTTGATGGACAACTTCAGTCTGGCCACAACTCGGTTAAAGAACTGTTTGGAGCAAAAATG TTAGAAAATGATGGTGACTTCCTTTACCTACTAGCAGACGCTGCAGCTATTGCG TTCCAATATGGCAACCCTGATGTTTTGTGCTCCCCACTAGTTGAAGCAAAGAAGAATGGTACGGAtttggtg GAAGCATTTGCTCGTTACGTGAACGACTATTATGTTGGGACATTTAGGGCATCAGTTGCATCATATGATCAGAACTATTTGAAGAACACAACCCCTGCTGAATCTT CATATCGATTGTGGTGGTATCAAGTTTGCAGTGAGGTTGCATATTTCCAAGTGGCGCCAAAAAATGATAGCGTCCGTTCTGCAAAGATTGATACAAG GTATCATTTAGACTTGTGCAAAAATGTTTTTGGGGAAGGAGTTTATCCTGATGTGTCCATGACAAACTTATACTACGGAGGCACAAGAATTGCAG GTTCTAAAATTGTTTTTGCAAATGGCTCTCAAGACCCATGGCGCCATGCTTCTAAGCAGAAATCATCGGAAGAAC TGCCATCATACTTAATTGAGTGCAGCAACTGTGGGCATTGCACTGATATCTCCGGATGCCCTCAAGCACCCTCAAATATTGGAG GTGATTCATCCAAATGCTCATCTCCAGAAGCAGTGAACAAGGTAAGGAAGCAGATCGTGGATCACATCGACCTGTGGTTGTCAGAATGCCAAGACCAAG GACACGACACGGTGACGAAGCAGGGGAGCAGATGGAGCATAGCTACCTACTGA
- the LOC119336735 gene encoding probable serine protease EDA2 isoform X1 yields the protein MVSRAGFASLLGASFLLLLRSAEPLGFNHRPTTAGDELSAAPSRYLTREERWMSQRLDHFSPTDHRQFKQRYFEFLDYHDDPNGPVFLRICGESSCDGLPNDYLAVIAKKFGAAVVTPEHRYYGKSSPFDSLTTDNLRFLSSKQALFDLAVFRQYYQEKLNSQYNRSAGFDNPWFVFGVSYSGALSAWFRLKFPHLTCGSLASSGVVLAVYNFTDFDKQVGESAGPQCKAALQEITRLVDEQLRSDSHSVKALFGADSLKNDGDFLFLLADAAATTFQYGNPDALCSPLANAKKKGESLVETYAHFVKDYFIKKLGTTVSSYDQEYLKETTPDDSSSRLWWFQVCSEVAYFQVAPKNDSVRSAQVNTRYNLDLCKNVYGEGVYPDVFMTNLYYGGTSIAASKIVFTNGSQDPWRHASKQKSSEDMPSYIIKCSNCGHGTDLRGCPQLPFRIEGDSSNCTSPEAVNTVRKQIVKHIDLWLSQCHEPTRSGSGTPSHSMVKP from the exons ATGGTGTCCCGCGCTGGGTTCGCCTCCCTCCTCGGCGCCTCCTTCCTCCTGCTCCTGCGCAGCGCCGAGCCGCTCGGGTTCAACCACCGCCCGACGACCGCCGGCGACGAGCTCTCGGCCGCCCCGAGCAGATACCTGACGCGGGAGGAGCGCTGGATGAGCCAGCGCCTCGACCACTTCTCCCCCACC GACCACCGCCAATTCAAGCAGCGCTACTTCGAGTTCCTGGACTACCACGACGACCCTAACGGCCCGGTGTTCCTGCGCATCTGCGGCGAGTCCTCCTGCGACGGCCTCCCCAACGACTACCTGGCCGTCATCGCCAAGAAGTTCGGCGCGGCGGTGGTGACGCCGGAGCACCGGTACTACGGCAAGAGCTCCCCGTTCGACAGCCTCACCACCGACAACCTCAGGTTCCTCTCGTCCAAGCAGGCGCTCTTCGACCTCGCCGTCTTCCGCCAGTATTACCAG GAAAAACTGAATTCTCAGTACAACCGGAGCGCGGGGTTCGACAATCCGTGGTTCGTCTTCGGGGTCTCCTACTCCGGGGCTCTCAGCGCATGGTTCAGGCTCAAGTTCCCTCACCTGACATGCGGAAGCCTCGCCAGCTCCGGGGTGGTTCTTGCTGTGTACAACTTCACTGATTTCGACAAGCAG GTCGGAGAGTCGGCTGGCCCTCAGTGCAAAGCCGCCCTTCAGGAAATAACTAGACTTGTCGACGAACAACTTCGGTCAGATAGCCACTCGGTGAAGGCCTTGTTCGGAGCAGATTCG TTGAAAAATGACGGCGACTTCCTCTTTCTACTGGCAGATGCAGCAGCCACAACA TTCCAGTATGGGAATCCTGATGCCTTGTGCTCTCCTCTAGCAAATGCGAAGAAAAAGGGGGAAAGTTTGGTG GAAACATATGCTCATTTTGTGAAAGATTACTTCATTAAAAAATTGGGGACTACAGTATCTTCTTATGATCAAGAGTATTTGAAGGAAACAACTCCCGATGATTCTA GTTCTAGACTTTGGTGGTTCCAAGTTTGCAGTGAAGTTGCCTATTTTCAAGTCGCACCCAAAAATGACAGTGTTCGTTCTGCGCAGGTCAATACAAG GTACAATTTGGACCTGTGTAAAAATGTTTATGGAGAAGGAGTTTATCCTGATGTGTTCATGACAAACTTATATTATGGAGGCACAAGTATTGCCG CTTCTAAAATTGTGTTTACAAATGGCTCTCAAGATCCATGGCGTCATGCCTCCAAACAGAAGTCATCGGAAGACA TGCCATCATACATAATCAAATGTAGCAACTGCGGACATGGCACTGATTTGAGAGGATGTCCCCAGCTTCCTTTCAGGATTGAAG GTGACTCTTCAAACTGCACGTCCCCAGAAGCTGTGAACACAGTAAGGAAGCAGATCGTCAAGCACATCGACCTGTGGCTATCACAATGCCATGAACCAACAAGGTCAGGTTCTGGGACACCTAGCCACTCGATGGTAAAACCGTGA